One stretch of Natranaerovirga pectinivora DNA includes these proteins:
- the gpr gene encoding GPR endopeptidase encodes MKEKKLEELKYEIRTDLAIEARELVHKDEDIEIRGVEVDEDFNESIHLKTTKVNIKDDQGSKVMNKPIGNYITMECELMKENDSEVHELLMKELAKQISSLVKNKDNTNPLILVVGLGNNWVTPDSLGPKVVSNLLVTRHLFEQIKDAEYLEALGRVSAISPGVMGQTGMETYEIVKGIVDEVKPDLIIAVDALASRRTSRVNSTIQVSDTGIHPGSGVGNKRKAITEESLGIPVLAIGVPTVVDAATIVNDTMDNLIDVMTQHTNNDSILGSLKEFTSEEKYQLIQEVLNPYMGNMFVTPKDIDAVVKRISFIIAGAINIALHPEIDYKEITSALN; translated from the coding sequence ATGAAAGAAAAAAAATTAGAAGAACTAAAGTATGAAATCAGAACAGACTTAGCCATAGAGGCTAGAGAGTTGGTTCATAAAGATGAGGATATAGAGATTCGAGGCGTAGAAGTAGACGAAGACTTTAATGAATCCATACATTTAAAGACCACAAAAGTAAATATTAAAGATGATCAGGGTTCAAAAGTGATGAATAAGCCTATTGGTAACTATATCACTATGGAATGTGAATTGATGAAAGAAAATGACAGTGAAGTTCATGAGTTATTAATGAAAGAACTGGCTAAACAAATCAGTAGTTTGGTAAAAAACAAAGATAATACAAATCCTCTGATTCTAGTTGTAGGATTAGGAAACAATTGGGTTACACCAGATTCTTTAGGACCTAAGGTTGTATCAAATTTGCTTGTTACTAGACATTTATTTGAACAAATAAAAGACGCTGAATATTTAGAAGCACTAGGAAGAGTAAGTGCCATATCTCCTGGTGTAATGGGTCAAACAGGAATGGAAACTTATGAAATAGTAAAAGGTATTGTAGATGAAGTTAAACCAGATTTAATTATAGCGGTTGATGCCTTAGCTTCTAGAAGAACAAGCAGGGTCAATTCTACAATACAGGTGTCTGATACAGGAATTCATCCTGGTTCAGGGGTTGGTAATAAAAGAAAAGCCATTACAGAAGAAAGTTTAGGAATACCAGTATTAGCCATAGGTGTTCCTACAGTAGTTGATGCAGCAACTATAGTAAACGACACGATGGACAACCTAATAGATGTAATGACACAACATACAAATAATGATAGTATACTAGGTTCCTTAAAAGAGTTTACTAGTGAGGAGAAATATCAGTTAATACAAGAAGTTTTAAATCCTTATATGGGGAATATGTTTGTTACACCAAAAGATATTGATGCAGTTGTAAAAAGAATTAGCTTTATTATTGCAGGAGCAATTAATATAGCATTACATCCAGAAATAGATTACAAAGAAATAACTAGTGCATTGAATTGA
- a CDS encoding stage II sporulation protein P, with translation MERRRSIQSIKKINVLLVLVMIILFSNILYKGYEIFVPDSFKTIGAQIRKSSSNYLSEQIFVKSVPLLSYTFNNHSDLVKQEKLLGYETSYFKRFFSGHIPLIDYVLKEESLQYYTVAEVYPSIEQWQQEDEGNKNIDIAELEEESNHIEKPIENHIVKSYAYTLEQLKDFNFLMNNMYTVDNSIRVSPNDFNIEKWLSNDITVDFSKEEPKVLIYHTHSQEAFIDSRKGFVEDTVVGLGVELAEILKNDYEINVIHHTGVYDYPVRDRAYANAVGPISRILEENPSIEIVIDLHRDGVPDHLHFVTEINGKQTARIMFFNGISKTLVNGRMVENGYIPNPYVNENMALTLQMQLKAAEIFPGFTRRIYLRGERFNLHLKPRSLLIEVGAQTNTVEEAKNAMAPLAQILYEVFIGH, from the coding sequence ATGGAGAGAAGAAGATCTATCCAAAGCATTAAAAAAATCAATGTCCTATTGGTGTTAGTAATGATTATTTTGTTCAGTAATATACTCTATAAAGGTTATGAGATATTTGTACCAGATAGCTTTAAAACAATTGGTGCCCAGATAAGAAAAAGTTCAAGTAATTATTTAAGTGAACAAATCTTTGTCAAATCTGTACCCTTATTGAGTTATACATTTAATAATCACTCTGATTTAGTAAAACAAGAAAAACTGCTAGGATATGAGACAAGTTATTTTAAGCGATTTTTCTCAGGGCATATTCCTTTAATAGATTATGTGTTAAAAGAAGAGTCATTACAATATTATACTGTTGCTGAAGTATACCCAAGCATTGAACAATGGCAACAAGAAGATGAAGGGAATAAGAACATTGATATAGCTGAATTAGAGGAGGAAAGTAATCATATAGAAAAACCAATTGAAAACCATATTGTGAAATCATATGCCTATACATTAGAACAGTTAAAAGACTTTAATTTTTTAATGAATAATATGTACACAGTGGATAATAGCATAAGGGTGTCACCTAATGATTTTAATATTGAAAAATGGTTAAGTAATGATATAACAGTAGATTTTTCAAAAGAGGAACCTAAAGTGTTGATTTATCACACCCATTCACAAGAGGCATTTATTGATAGCAGAAAAGGGTTTGTTGAGGACACCGTTGTTGGACTGGGGGTAGAACTGGCTGAGATTTTAAAAAATGACTATGAAATTAATGTTATTCACCACACAGGCGTATATGATTATCCAGTAAGGGATAGAGCTTATGCCAATGCAGTTGGACCAATATCTAGAATATTAGAAGAGAATCCATCCATAGAAATTGTAATTGATTTACATAGAGATGGGGTGCCAGATCACCTTCATTTTGTTACAGAAATTAATGGCAAACAAACAGCAAGAATAATGTTTTTTAATGGCATTAGTAAAACCTTAGTAAATGGAAGAATGGTTGAAAATGGTTATATTCCAAATCCTTATGTTAATGAGAATATGGCCTTAACATTACAAATGCAACTAAAGGCAGCTGAAATTTTTCCAGGTTTTACAAGAAGAATCTACCTTAGAGGCGAAAGGTTTAATCTTCACTTAAAACCAAGGTCATTATTAATTGAAGTTGGCGCCCAAACCAATACAGTGGAAGAAGCGAAAAATGCTATGGCACCTTTAGCACAAATACTATATGAGGTGTTTATAGGCCATTAA
- the spoIIP gene encoding stage II sporulation protein P produces the protein MERRKTIQSSKVTNIIVVLIMLVLTFNIIYKSYDIYFPDSLKGITTEIFKGTTDYFSEQILMKSVPLLSYTFNNQASLEKKEQLRGYETSYFKTFFSAYIPLIDYVLKEDSPTYHTVAELYPNIELWLQEDEGEKDMDFAELEEDVSYSDQPIDQQLPQSYIYTLDQLQDFNFLINNFYTVDNTIRMAENDFNVKKWLGKDMTVDLKSDEPKVLIYHAHSQEAFVDSRKGVVDDTVVGLGALLKEILEEEYGVNVIHHTGVYDVIDGRLDRSRAYALATEPVSKILAENPSIEVVIDLHRDGVPEHVRLVTEIDGKPTAKIMFFNGISRTLVNGKMVDNAYFPNPYVNDNMALSLQMQLKAAELFPGFTRKIYIKGYRYNMHLSPKALLIEVGAQNNTVKEARNAMPPLAQVIYEVFLGK, from the coding sequence ATGGAAAGAAGGAAAACAATACAAAGTAGCAAGGTAACCAATATTATAGTAGTATTAATAATGTTAGTACTTACATTTAATATTATTTACAAAAGTTATGACATCTATTTTCCAGATAGTTTAAAAGGTATAACAACTGAAATATTTAAAGGTACTACGGATTATTTTAGTGAGCAGATACTGATGAAATCAGTACCATTGTTAAGTTACACATTTAATAATCAAGCTTCATTAGAAAAAAAGGAACAATTAAGAGGATATGAGACAAGCTATTTTAAAACATTTTTTTCTGCATATATTCCCTTAATAGATTATGTTCTAAAAGAAGACTCTCCTACTTACCATACCGTTGCAGAATTGTACCCTAATATTGAATTATGGCTCCAGGAGGATGAGGGAGAAAAAGATATGGATTTTGCTGAATTAGAGGAAGATGTGAGTTACAGTGATCAACCCATTGATCAGCAATTGCCTCAATCTTATATATACACATTAGATCAATTACAAGATTTTAATTTTTTAATTAACAATTTTTATACTGTAGATAATACCATTAGAATGGCGGAAAATGATTTTAATGTTAAAAAATGGCTAGGAAAAGATATGACGGTTGATTTAAAAAGTGATGAACCCAAAGTCTTAATTTACCATGCCCATTCTCAAGAAGCATTTGTAGATAGTAGAAAAGGTGTAGTGGATGATACTGTTGTAGGATTAGGTGCATTATTAAAAGAGATTTTAGAAGAAGAGTATGGTGTAAACGTCATTCATCATACAGGGGTCTATGATGTAATAGATGGTAGGTTAGATAGAAGTAGGGCATATGCACTTGCAACAGAGCCTGTGTCAAAAATATTAGCAGAAAACCCTTCCATAGAAGTGGTTATAGATTTACATAGAGACGGTGTTCCAGAACATGTGCGTCTTGTTACAGAGATTGATGGTAAACCAACAGCAAAAATTATGTTTTTTAATGGGATTAGTAGAACATTGGTTAATGGGAAAATGGTCGACAATGCCTATTTTCCAAATCCTTATGTCAATGACAATATGGCTTTAAGTTTGCAAATGCAATTAAAAGCAGCTGAGCTATTTCCAGGTTTTACAAGAAAAATATATATTAAAGGTTATAGATACAATATGCATCTTAGTCCAAAAGCACTCCTTATAGAGGTAGGAGCTCAGAACAATACAGTTAAAGAGGCAAGAAATGCAATGCCACCACTGGCTCAAGTTATATATGAAGTTTTTTTAGGTAAATAA